A genomic segment from Paramixta manurensis encodes:
- a CDS encoding IscS subfamily cysteine desulfurase produces the protein MKLPIYLDYSATTPADPRVAEKMMQYLTLDGTFGNPASRSHRFGWQSEEAVDIARNQVAELVGADPREIVFTSGATESDNLAIKGAATFYQKKGKHIITSKTEHKAVLDTCRQLEREGFEVTYLAPKGNGIIDLQELEAAMRDDTILVSIMHVNNEIGVVQDIATIGELCRARGIIYHVDATQSVGKLPIDLSQLKVDLMSFSAHKIYGPKGIGALYVRRKPRIRLEAQIHGGGHERGMRSGTLPVHQIVGMGEAYRIAKEEMGSEMARLRTLRNRLWNGINDIEEVYLNGDLEQGAPNILNVSFNYVEGESLIMALKDLAVSSGSACTSASLEPSYVLRALGMTDELAHSSIRFSLGRFTTEEEIDYTIELVRKSIGRLRDLSPLWEMFKAGVDINSIEWAHH, from the coding sequence ATGAAATTACCGATTTATCTGGACTACTCCGCAACTACGCCGGCCGATCCGCGCGTTGCCGAGAAAATGATGCAGTACTTAACCCTGGACGGTACATTCGGTAACCCGGCTTCGCGCTCCCACCGTTTCGGGTGGCAGTCAGAAGAGGCGGTTGATATCGCCCGTAACCAGGTCGCAGAATTAGTGGGCGCTGACCCGCGTGAAATCGTGTTTACTTCCGGCGCCACCGAGTCAGATAACCTGGCTATCAAAGGTGCGGCGACTTTTTACCAAAAGAAAGGTAAGCACATTATCACCAGCAAAACCGAGCACAAAGCGGTGCTGGATACGTGCCGCCAACTGGAACGAGAAGGTTTTGAGGTTACCTACCTGGCGCCGAAAGGCAACGGCATTATTGATTTGCAGGAACTGGAAGCTGCGATGCGTGATGACACCATTCTGGTTTCAATTATGCATGTCAATAACGAGATAGGCGTGGTGCAAGACATTGCTACCATCGGCGAACTGTGCCGCGCGCGTGGCATTATTTATCATGTCGATGCCACGCAAAGCGTCGGCAAATTGCCTATCGACCTGAGCCAGTTGAAAGTCGATCTGATGTCTTTCTCCGCGCACAAAATCTACGGTCCGAAAGGTATCGGCGCGTTGTATGTCCGCCGCAAACCACGCATTCGTCTGGAAGCGCAGATCCATGGTGGTGGTCATGAGCGCGGTATGCGTTCCGGTACCTTGCCTGTACACCAGATTGTCGGGATGGGGGAAGCTTACCGTATCGCGAAAGAGGAGATGGGCAGCGAAATGGCGCGCCTGCGTACATTGCGCAACCGTTTGTGGAACGGCATTAACGACATCGAAGAAGTGTATCTGAATGGCGACCTCGAGCAGGGCGCACCGAACATCCTCAATGTCAGCTTCAACTATGTTGAAGGCGAATCCCTGATTATGGCGCTGAAAGATTTGGCGGTTTCTTCTGGTTCCGCCTGTACTTCCGCCAGCCTGGAGCCTTCTTATGTGCTGCGCGCGCTGGGAATGACGGATGAGTTGGCGCATAGCTCTATCCGCTTCTCTTTAGGGCGTTTCACCACCGAAGAAGAGATTGATTACACCATTGAGCTGGTACGTAAATCCATTGGCCGTCTGCGCGACCTTTCTCCGTTGTGGGAAATGTTTAAAGCCGGTGTGGATATCAACAGCATCGAATGGGCGCATCACTAA
- the iscR gene encoding Fe-S cluster assembly transcriptional regulator IscR yields MRLTSKGRYAVTAMLDVALHSHQGPVPLADISERQGISLSYLEQLFSRLRKNGLVASVRGPGGGYLLGKDANAIAVGAVITAVDESVDATRCQGKEGCQAGERCLTHVLWRDLSERISDFLNNITLAELVNNQEILDVADRQDNENRRLSNGRIQETINVNLRA; encoded by the coding sequence ATGAGACTGACATCTAAAGGCCGTTACGCCGTTACCGCCATGCTCGACGTTGCACTCCATTCCCACCAGGGGCCGGTGCCGTTGGCTGATATTTCCGAACGCCAGGGTATTTCGCTCTCCTATCTGGAGCAACTGTTTTCACGCCTGCGTAAAAATGGCTTAGTGGCCAGCGTACGCGGTCCGGGCGGTGGTTATCTATTGGGTAAAGACGCCAATGCGATTGCTGTCGGCGCTGTCATTACAGCGGTGGATGAGTCGGTTGACGCAACGCGTTGTCAGGGAAAAGAGGGCTGCCAGGCCGGTGAGCGTTGTCTGACCCATGTCCTGTGGCGTGATTTAAGTGAACGTATTAGTGATTTCCTGAACAATATTACGCTGGCCGAGCTGGTTAATAACCAAGAGATTCTTGATGTTGCCGATCGTCAGGACAATGAAAATCGCCGTTTATCAAACGGACGAATTCAGGAAACGATCAACGTAAACCTGCGTGCTTAA
- the trmJ gene encoding tRNA (cytosine(32)/uridine(32)-2'-O)-methyltransferase TrmJ — MLHNIRIVLVETSHTGNMGSVARAMKTMGLTNLYLVNPLVKPDSQAISLAAGASDVIGAAKIVDTLDEAISGCSLVVGTSARSRSLPWPMLDARECGVKSVEEGRQAPVALVFGRERVGLTNDELQKCHYHVAIQANPDYSSLNLAMAVQVIAYEVRMAFLQAEQHQAPDYAASPYPLVDDLERFYQHMEQMMLQSGFIRESNPGQVMSKLRRLFTRARPERDELNILRGMLSSFEKKQADK; from the coding sequence ATGCTGCATAACATTCGTATCGTACTGGTTGAAACTTCTCATACCGGCAACATGGGCTCCGTCGCGCGCGCGATGAAAACCATGGGGTTAACCAACCTCTATTTAGTGAACCCATTGGTTAAGCCGGACTCGCAAGCTATTTCATTGGCCGCTGGCGCTAGCGACGTCATTGGCGCGGCAAAAATTGTCGACACGTTGGATGAGGCAATTTCCGGCTGTAGCCTGGTGGTTGGCACCAGCGCGCGCTCCCGCTCGCTCCCGTGGCCGATGCTTGACGCACGTGAATGCGGCGTGAAAAGCGTGGAAGAAGGGCGCCAGGCGCCGGTTGCGTTGGTATTTGGTCGTGAACGGGTTGGTCTGACTAACGACGAGTTGCAAAAATGCCATTACCACGTCGCCATCCAGGCAAATCCGGATTACAGCTCGCTAAACCTCGCGATGGCGGTGCAGGTTATCGCTTACGAAGTGCGCATGGCGTTTTTGCAGGCTGAACAGCATCAGGCGCCGGATTATGCGGCCTCTCCTTATCCGCTGGTGGATGACCTTGAGCGTTTTTACCAGCATATGGAACAGATGATGTTGCAGAGCGGTTTTATCCGCGAGTCGAACCCAGGCCAGGTTATGAGCAAGCTGCGTCGCCTGTTCACCCGCGCGCGCCCGGAGCGAGATGAGCTGAATATTTTGCGTGGCATGTTGTCATCTTTTGAGAAAAAGCAGGCGGATAAATAA
- the suhB gene encoding inositol-1-monophosphatase: MHPMLNIAVRAARKAGNLIAKNYETPDAVEASQKGSNDFVTNVDRDAERLIIEVIRKSYPQHTIITEESGELAGEDQDVQWVIDPLDGTTNFIKRLPHFSVSIAVRIKGRTEVAVVYDPMRNELFSAVRGQGTQLNGYRLRGSTARDLDGTILATGFPFKAKQHAATYINLVGKLFTQCADFRRTGSAALDLAYVAAGRVDGYFEIGLKPWDFAAGELLVREAGGLVTDFVGGHGYLTSGNLVAGNPRVVKSLLANMRDELSDALKR; this comes from the coding sequence ATGCATCCGATGCTCAACATCGCCGTGCGCGCTGCGCGCAAGGCTGGCAATTTAATCGCCAAAAACTATGAAACTCCGGACGCAGTTGAAGCTAGCCAGAAAGGTAGCAATGACTTCGTAACCAATGTTGATCGCGACGCTGAACGCCTGATTATAGAGGTGATTCGCAAATCTTATCCGCAACACACCATTATTACTGAAGAAAGTGGTGAGTTAGCCGGAGAAGATCAGGATGTACAATGGGTTATCGATCCACTGGATGGCACTACTAACTTCATCAAACGCTTACCTCACTTTTCCGTCTCTATCGCTGTGCGCATTAAAGGCCGTACCGAAGTTGCAGTGGTTTATGATCCCATGCGCAATGAGCTATTTAGCGCGGTTCGCGGTCAGGGCACTCAGCTAAACGGCTATCGCCTACGCGGCAGCACGGCACGCGATCTTGACGGCACGATTTTGGCGACCGGTTTTCCGTTCAAAGCCAAACAACATGCCGCAACCTATATTAACTTGGTTGGAAAACTGTTTACTCAGTGCGCGGATTTCCGTCGTACCGGTTCCGCCGCGTTAGACCTCGCCTATGTGGCGGCAGGTCGGGTTGACGGTTACTTTGAGATTGGCTTGAAGCCTTGGGATTTCGCGGCCGGTGAACTGCTGGTGCGCGAAGCGGGCGGTTTGGTGACTGACTTTGTTGGCGGGCACGGCTACCTGACTTCCGGTAACCTGGTGGCGGGTAATCCACGTGTCGTGAAATCTCTGCTGGCGAATATGCGCGACGAGCTGAGCGACGCGCTGAAGCGTTAA
- a CDS encoding nickel/cobalt transporter produces MSLTILPQKTDNLLRSAWPLWLLLILLAAGGVALWLYWPQILLQSIGWQRGLNQQMTALLQQVEIQRQRAGWALVGFSLVYGVLHAVGPGHGKVVIATFLATHPTKIKTSLQLTLAAAVVQGGVAILLVSIILVVLQLSSRQLHLSSYWLEKGSYLLVVGLGIWLCVRALRKLWRVLRPAAPKILSIHTVDHVHSADCGCGHQHVPDNTLLAKAVGWKTKVLVVFSMGLRPCSGAIMMLLFSRVIGVYAWGVLSAVIMALGTAFTVSAMALFVQVSRAVAVRISRDRPTSGWQKVGIQSLALVGGVALIMIGIMLYLSAQPMISNGIRGAL; encoded by the coding sequence ATGTCCCTAACTATTTTGCCGCAAAAGACCGATAATTTACTGCGAAGCGCCTGGCCATTATGGCTATTGCTGATTCTTCTGGCCGCTGGCGGCGTGGCGCTATGGCTTTACTGGCCGCAAATATTGCTACAAAGCATTGGTTGGCAACGCGGCTTGAACCAACAAATGACCGCGCTGTTGCAACAGGTGGAAATCCAGCGGCAACGCGCGGGATGGGCGTTGGTCGGCTTTAGTCTGGTGTACGGTGTCCTGCACGCTGTTGGGCCGGGGCACGGCAAAGTGGTTATCGCGACCTTTTTGGCGACCCATCCCACTAAAATCAAAACCAGTCTGCAATTGACGCTGGCGGCAGCGGTGGTGCAGGGCGGCGTCGCGATTTTATTGGTATCGATCATTCTGGTAGTGCTGCAACTCTCTTCACGGCAACTTCATCTCAGCAGTTACTGGCTGGAAAAGGGCAGTTATCTGCTGGTGGTCGGGTTGGGTATTTGGCTGTGCGTACGGGCATTGAGGAAACTATGGCGGGTGCTGCGTCCTGCCGCGCCGAAAATCTTGTCCATCCATACTGTCGATCATGTTCATAGCGCCGACTGTGGTTGTGGACATCAACATGTGCCGGATAACACGCTATTGGCAAAAGCCGTAGGCTGGAAAACGAAAGTGCTGGTGGTCTTTTCGATGGGGCTACGCCCATGTTCCGGGGCGATTATGATGTTGCTGTTTTCCAGGGTGATTGGTGTTTATGCCTGGGGCGTTTTATCGGCGGTAATTATGGCGTTGGGGACGGCGTTTACGGTATCGGCAATGGCGCTATTCGTCCAGGTTTCACGTGCGGTGGCGGTGCGTATCAGTCGCGATCGCCCGACATCCGGTTGGCAAAAGGTGGGGATACAGAGCCTGGCGTTGGTGGGCGGTGTCGCACTGATAATGATCGGGATAATGCTGTATCTGAGCGCACAGCCGATGATCTCGAATGGGATTCGCGGCGCGCTGTAA
- a CDS encoding DUF1007 family protein translates to MLPGCMLLILLLSAPLAFAHPHSFIDMKTSLVTKDNQLTGLRMVWTMDEITSADLLYDAGNAKPDSVVWKKLAAGVMANVLGQHYFTEFWHQGKRVKFDNLPPEYHLSRNGAKAVLEFVLPLAEPQSLKGQTYLFSTFDPSYFVDMFYDNEKSLGIPEAGAAQCKLTLKTPKPNASLQAYALSLDKADAPPEDMDLGRQFAQTVTLTCP, encoded by the coding sequence ATGCTGCCCGGTTGCATGCTACTTATTCTGTTGCTGAGTGCACCGCTAGCATTCGCACATCCGCACAGTTTTATTGATATGAAAACCAGTCTGGTCACTAAGGATAACCAGCTCACCGGGCTACGTATGGTATGGACGATGGATGAAATCACCTCTGCTGATCTGCTGTACGATGCCGGTAACGCCAAACCCGATTCGGTGGTGTGGAAAAAGCTCGCGGCGGGTGTGATGGCGAACGTACTGGGCCAACACTATTTCACGGAGTTTTGGCACCAAGGCAAACGCGTGAAGTTTGATAATTTACCGCCGGAGTATCATCTGTCGCGTAACGGTGCGAAAGCGGTGCTGGAGTTTGTGCTACCGTTGGCGGAGCCACAAAGTCTGAAGGGGCAAACCTATCTCTTTTCCACTTTCGATCCTTCCTACTTTGTAGATATGTTTTATGATAACGAAAAATCTCTGGGGATACCGGAGGCCGGGGCGGCACAATGTAAGCTGACATTAAAAACGCCAAAACCTAACGCCTCTTTACAAGCCTATGCCTTATCGCTGGATAAAGCCGATGCGCCGCCGGAAGATATGGATTTAGGCAGACAATTTGCCCAAACGGTTACCCTGACATGTCCCTAA